One genomic segment of Spirochaeta cellobiosiphila DSM 17781 includes these proteins:
- the aspS gene encoding aspartate--tRNA ligase, protein MKRTVTCGELSAANAGQEVVLNGWVHRHRDHGGILFINLRDRYGITQTVVDQDAPAELMAKAEALKMEYCVAIKGIVQKRPDEMVNKDMSTGSIEVVVKELEVLSTSEVLPFMIDGDSEANENLRLKYRYLDLRREEMQRNIKLRADVSYRTREYLTQQGFLELETPTLIKSTPEGARDFLVPSRLQAGKFYALPQSPQLYKQLLMVSGFDKYFQIARCYRDEDARGDRQLEFTQIDMEMSFVSAEDVYSMTEGMMKHIFKTTLNVDLNLPFKRLSYHDAMNTYGSDKPELRFDMPFKDFAEFVPGSEFGVFKSVLDEGGAVKALKVPGCAHYSRKMITDLENIAKHYGAKGMAWMKVTAEGLEGGVSKFFTEQSQQIISYLEAQEGDLILFGAGPWSTACTSLGAVRSQLGKDLNLCDPNKFEFCWIVDFPLFEWNEEENKWDPCHHMFTMPQSQYLETMEQDPGEVKGDLYDLVLNGYELASGSIRCHDSNVQKRIFDIVGFDPEEAKERFGFLLDSFQYGPPPHGGIAPGLDRLVMIMCGEDSIREVIPFPKNSVGVSPMDDAPAVVDDQQMKDLHLVLNLPEDKE, encoded by the coding sequence ATGAAGCGAACAGTTACCTGCGGTGAGTTATCCGCCGCCAACGCAGGACAAGAAGTCGTCCTTAACGGCTGGGTACACCGGCATAGGGATCATGGCGGTATCCTTTTTATTAACCTTCGAGATCGATATGGAATTACACAAACCGTTGTTGATCAGGATGCACCTGCAGAACTGATGGCTAAAGCTGAAGCTTTAAAAATGGAATACTGTGTGGCCATTAAAGGGATTGTACAAAAACGTCCAGATGAAATGGTCAACAAGGACATGTCCACCGGATCCATAGAAGTAGTAGTTAAAGAATTAGAAGTGTTAAGCACTTCAGAGGTTCTTCCCTTCATGATTGACGGTGACTCAGAAGCCAATGAAAACCTACGATTAAAATACAGATACCTAGACTTACGAAGGGAAGAGATGCAGCGTAATATTAAGTTACGGGCTGATGTGTCTTATCGAACCAGAGAATACCTTACACAACAGGGATTCCTGGAATTAGAAACACCTACCCTTATTAAGTCCACTCCTGAAGGAGCTAGAGATTTTCTTGTTCCCTCAAGACTTCAAGCTGGTAAGTTCTATGCCTTGCCCCAAAGTCCTCAATTATATAAACAGCTTTTGATGGTTTCAGGATTTGATAAGTATTTTCAAATAGCAAGATGTTATAGAGATGAAGATGCTAGAGGTGATAGACAGCTCGAATTTACACAAATCGATATGGAAATGAGCTTTGTTAGTGCTGAAGATGTATACAGCATGACAGAGGGTATGATGAAACATATCTTCAAAACAACATTAAACGTGGATCTCAATCTACCTTTCAAACGCTTGTCCTACCACGATGCCATGAATACTTATGGTAGTGATAAACCAGAACTTCGCTTTGATATGCCTTTTAAAGATTTTGCCGAGTTTGTTCCAGGTTCGGAATTTGGCGTTTTCAAATCAGTATTGGATGAAGGAGGAGCCGTTAAAGCCCTTAAAGTTCCCGGTTGTGCTCATTATAGCCGTAAGATGATTACTGATTTGGAAAACATAGCTAAACACTATGGTGCCAAAGGTATGGCATGGATGAAGGTAACAGCTGAAGGACTGGAAGGCGGTGTGAGTAAGTTCTTTACAGAACAAAGCCAGCAAATTATTAGCTATCTTGAAGCACAAGAGGGAGATCTTATCCTATTTGGGGCGGGACCCTGGTCTACAGCCTGTACCAGTCTGGGGGCAGTAAGAAGCCAGTTGGGTAAGGATTTGAACCTTTGTGATCCTAATAAGTTTGAATTTTGTTGGATAGTAGACTTCCCGCTGTTTGAATGGAATGAAGAGGAGAACAAATGGGATCCTTGTCACCATATGTTTACTATGCCTCAAAGTCAGTATCTTGAAACGATGGAACAAGACCCAGGTGAAGTAAAAGGGGATTTATACGACCTCGTATTAAATGGTTATGAACTGGCTTCAGGCTCTATCAGATGTCATGATTCAAATGTGCAAAAAAGGATCTTTGATATTGTTGGTTTTGATCCTGAAGAGGCCAAAGAACGTTTTGGATTCCTACTTGATTCATTCCAATACGGACCTCCACCACATGGAGGTATCGCACCAGGATTGGATCGTCTTGTAATGATAATGTGCGGAGAGGACAGTATTAGAGAGGTGATTCCCTTCCCCAAAAACTCTGTTGGAGTTAGCCCTATGGATGATGCACCTGCAGTCGTTGATGATCAACAGATGAAGGATCTCCATCTGGTTCTGAACTTACCAGAAGATAAAGAATAA